A window of Variovorax paradoxus EPS genomic DNA:
CGGCCTGCTGGGCGATGAAGGCTTGTTGGGCGGGTTGCTCGGTGACGACGGCCTCCTCGGCGGCGTTCTGGGTGACGACGGTCTGCTGGGCGGCTTGCTCGGCGGCGATGGCGATCTCCTCGGCGGTGTCCTGGGTGATGACGGCCTGCTGGGCGGCTTGCTCGGCGGCGATGGCGGTCTCCTCGGCGGTGTCCTGGGCGACGACGGCCTGCTGGGCGGCCTGCTCGGCGGTGAAGGCGGTCTCCTCGGCGGCGTACTCGGTGACGACGGCCTGCTGGGCGGGTTGCTCGGCGGTGAAGGCGGTCTCCTCGGCGGCGTACTCGGTGACGACGGCCTGCTGGGCGGGTTGCTCGGCGGTGAAGGCGGGCTTCTCGGCGGCGTGCTGGGTGACGACGGCCTGCTGGGCGGTTTGCTCGGCGGTGAAGGCGGGCTCCTCGGCGGCGTGCTGGGCGACGACGGCCTGCTGGGCGGTTTGCTCGGCGGTGAAGGCGGGCTCCTCGGCGGCGTGCTGGGTGATGACGGCTTGGTGGGCGGCCTGCTTGGCGACGACGGACTCGTCGGCGGTTTGCTCGGCGGAGACGGCGCGCTTGCCGGCCTCCTGGGCAGCGAAGGTCTCTCCGGCGGTCTGCTCGGCGAAGGTGGGGTCGTGGACGGTCTGCTCGGACCCGACGGCGTAGTCGGCGAATTGCTCGGTGGCGACGGTGGTCTCCTCGGCGGCGTGCTCGGTGGCGAGGGCGGTCTCCTTGGCGGCCTCCTCGGTGACGACGGCCTCTTGGGTGGCGTCCTCGGCGGCGACGGCGGCTTGCTCGGCGGCGTATTGGGCGACGACGGCCTCCTGGGCGGTGTGCTCGGCGGCGAAGGTGGTCTCCTCGGCGGTGTACTCGGCGAAGGCGGCATCGTCGGCGGCCTGCTGGGCGGCGACGGCGGTCTCCTTGGCGTCGTGATCGGCGAAAACGGCATCGTCGGCGGCCTGTTGGGCGGCGACGGCGGTCTGCTCGGTGGCGTGCTCGGTGAAGACGGCATCGTCGGCGGCCTGCTGGGTGGCGACGGTGGCCTCCTCGGCGGGGTGCTCGGTGAAGACGGCATCGTCGGTGGCCTGCTGGGCGGCGACGGTGGTCTCCTCGGCGGCGTGCTCGGTGAAAACGGCATCGTCGGTGGCCTGCTGGGCGGCGACGGTGGTCTCCTTGGCGGCGTGCTCGGTGAAAACGGCATCGTCGGTGGCCTGCTCGGCGGCGACGGTGGTCTCCTTGGCGGCGTGCTCGGCGAAGACGGCATCGTCGGCGGCCTGTTGGGCGGGGACGGCGGCCTCCTCGGCAGTGTCCTCGGCCAGGACGGCCTCGTCGGCAACCTGCTCGGCGGCCTGCTGGGCGGCAACGGCCCGGCGGCCAACATCCTGGAGCCGGTCTCCTCGCTCACCGACGCCATCGAGCCGGTCGCGGCCAGCGTGACGCACGCGGTGTCCGGTGCCACGGCGCCCGTGACCGACATCCTGGCCGGCGCGGGCTCGACCCTCGCGCCTGTGACCACCGTGGTGGAAGGTGTCGGGCAAGCGGTCACTCCGCTGGTGACCGAGGTGGTGACCCCGATCACCAGCCTGGTCGAACACGCGGTGTCGCCGGTGACGAACATCCTGCACGGCCTCTTGGGCTGATCCCGCTGCGCGGACGGCACGAAGAAGCAAGGAGGGACCGGCGACGGTCCCTCTTTTTTTCGCGTGCGCTCTGGCCAACGCGTCGCATCGGACGGCCTCCTAGAATCATCGGCTCGGTGGCTCGGCAAGAAAAGCTGGAATCAGCCACTACAAGCCAAGCCCCCCGGAGACACACACCCGCCATGGACCGCTGGACCGAAATCGCCCTGCTCGTGCAGATTGCCGATGCCGGCAGCCTGAGCCGCGCGGCCGAGGCGCTGGGCCTCTCGAACGCCGCCGCGAGCCGCCACCTGAGCGCGCTCGAGGCCCGGCTCGGCGCGCGGCTGGTGGAGCGCAACACGCGGCGCCTGTACCTCACCGACACCGGCCGCGAATTCTGTGCACGCGCCAAGACCATCCTGGCCGACCTCGCCGATGCCGAGTCGACGGTGAACGCCACCGCGCTCAACCCGACCGGCGTGCTGCGCATCACCGCCTCGCTCTCGTTCTCGATCCACCACATCGCGCCGCTGTTGCGCGACTACACGCAGCGCTACCCGGGCGTGACGGTGCACGTGGAAGCGGCCAACCGCTACTTCGACCTGATCGACAACAACATCGACGTGGCGATCCGCACCCGCGAGTACGAGCCCGATTCGAACGTCACGATCCGCCGGCTGGGCGAGACGCGGCGCGTCCTCGCGGCGTCGCCGCGCTACTTCGCGCAGCACGGTTTTCCGAAGACGTTGGACGAGCTCAAGCGCCACAAGCTGTTGATCTACACCCACGCCAACAACCCCAACGAGCTGCGCTTCACACGCAAGGGCGAGACCCACACGGTCTCGGTCACCGGCCTGCTCGAATCGAACGACGGCCAGGTGCTGCGCGCCGCCGCGCTCGACGGCATGGGCATCCTGGTGCAGCCGACCTACATCGTCTATGAAGACATCGTGGCCGGCCGCCTCGTGCCCACGCTGGACGACTGGGACCTGCCGCACCTGACGATCAACCTGGCCTACCCGAGCCGCAAGCACCTGTCGGCAAAGGTGCGCAGCTTCATCGATTTCATGGCGGCGCATTTCCAGAAGATGGAGTACGAGCGCAAGTGGACAAGCCACTTCGGCGCCCATTGACGGCCCGCTGCGCCCGAAGACTGACCAACCGTTCACGCTGAGCTTGTCGAAGCGCCGCGCAAGGCTTCGACAAGCTCAGCCCGAACGGTTGTGGCCCTCAGTGCGAGCGGTCGATGCGGTTGGCGCCTTTCACCCAAAGATGTGCGTTTACGCACATCCCGCTCTCAGGCAGATCCGCACACTGGAACCGCAACCGCCGCACTCCGTGGCGGACCCTTCCTTTTTCAAGCTCCAAGGATCTGCCGTGACCACAACCGCCAACACCTCGCGCGCGCCGCTCGCATCGTCGTCGCTCTCATCGCCCTCTCCCGCCGCGCTGGACGATGCCGGCAAGCTGCTGCTGCGCGTGACCATCGGCGTGCTCGTGCTGCTGCACGGCATCTTCAAGCTGTCGGCCGGCGTCGGCTTCATCGGCGGCATGCTGGCCAAGGCGGGGCTTCCGGGCAGCATCGCCTACCTCGTGTATGTCGGTGAAATCGTCGCGCCGCTCCTGCTGCTGGCCGGTTTCTGGACCCGCGCCGCCGCCGGCGTGATCGTCATCAACATGATCGTGGCCCTCGGCCTCGTGCACATGGCCGACCTGTTCGCGCTGACCAAGCAGGGCGGCTGGGCGCTGGAACTGCAGGGCCTGTACCTGTTCGGCGCGCTGACCGTGGTGCTGCTGGGCGCGGGCCGCTTCAGCGTCGGCGGGACGAACGGACGCTGGAACTGATCTTCGGCGTCAGCCGGCGTCGCCACGCACCTGCGAGACCATCGACTCCAGGCGGGCGGCGTCAGCGACCAGCAAGGCCTTGCCGTCCTTGCGCAGCACGCCGCTGCGCACCAGCACATTGAGTTCGCGCGTGACCTGCTCGCGGTTCGTGCTGATCTGGCTGGCCAACGCCGCGTGCTTGGGAGCCGGCTCCAGCCGCGCCTGGTTGCCCTCGATGCCGGCGGTGCGCGCCAGGCGCAGCAGCTCGGCATGCAGCCGGTTCTGCACGCCGAGGGTGCTCAGGTCGATCACGCGTTCGGAGAGCTGGCGCACGAGTGACGCGAGCCGCTGCATCACACGCTCGGCCACCAGCGGCTCGTCGCGCAGGAGCGCCATGAAGGCGGGACGGTCGAGGCTGGCGACCACGCTGGGCTCCAGCGTCACCACGTCGGCGGAGCGCGGGCCGCCGTCGATGGCGGCGATGTCGCCGAAGTACTGGCCGGCCTCGGCATCGCGGAAGGTGACCTGCCGGCCATTGGCCGAATAGGTCGTCACCCGCACCCGGCCCGAGACCAGCAGGAACACCTCGCCCTGCTGTTCGGCGCGCAGGAGCAGCGGCTTGCCGGCCTCCACGCTGTGCCACAGGCATTGCTGGGCGAGCAGGCCCAGGCGCTGGTCGGAGAGGCCTTCGAGCAGCGCGATCTGGCGCAGCGCGAGGCTGGAGCGGGGGGTGGGTTCGGGTGTGGCCATGCCGGTCGGTGGGGGCGCGCGCATTATGCTCGGGTGCCGCTTCGAACCCGTTCATGGACAGACGTTCCCCGCCACCCCCTTCTTCCC
This region includes:
- a CDS encoding LysR family transcriptional regulator produces the protein MDRWTEIALLVQIADAGSLSRAAEALGLSNAAASRHLSALEARLGARLVERNTRRLYLTDTGREFCARAKTILADLADAESTVNATALNPTGVLRITASLSFSIHHIAPLLRDYTQRYPGVTVHVEAANRYFDLIDNNIDVAIRTREYEPDSNVTIRRLGETRRVLAASPRYFAQHGFPKTLDELKRHKLLIYTHANNPNELRFTRKGETHTVSVTGLLESNDGQVLRAAALDGMGILVQPTYIVYEDIVAGRLVPTLDDWDLPHLTINLAYPSRKHLSAKVRSFIDFMAAHFQKMEYERKWTSHFGAH
- a CDS encoding DoxX family protein yields the protein MTTTANTSRAPLASSSLSSPSPAALDDAGKLLLRVTIGVLVLLHGIFKLSAGVGFIGGMLAKAGLPGSIAYLVYVGEIVAPLLLLAGFWTRAAAGVIVINMIVALGLVHMADLFALTKQGGWALELQGLYLFGALTVVLLGAGRFSVGGTNGRWN
- a CDS encoding Crp/Fnr family transcriptional regulator, translating into MRAPPPTGMATPEPTPRSSLALRQIALLEGLSDQRLGLLAQQCLWHSVEAGKPLLLRAEQQGEVFLLVSGRVRVTTYSANGRQVTFRDAEAGQYFGDIAAIDGGPRSADVVTLEPSVVASLDRPAFMALLRDEPLVAERVMQRLASLVRQLSERVIDLSTLGVQNRLHAELLRLARTAGIEGNQARLEPAPKHAALASQISTNREQVTRELNVLVRSGVLRKDGKALLVADAARLESMVSQVRGDAG